In the Cellvibrio sp. KY-GH-1 genome, TGGTCGATGCCATTGCCGCAGGCCAAAACTTGAACGGTATTCCCGAGGCGGTTAACGACGCTTTGGATGACCTACTCAGCAATGAAGTCGTCACTATCACCAGCCTTGCCAGCGATCAGGTGCCTGTACTCGACGAAGACATTCCGCTGGTTGACCAACTGGCCGACGAAATTCAGCCAGAAATTGCTGCCAACAGCGACTTTGATGTAGATGCCCTGCCCATCCTTGCGCTGGATGATGCTTATGCGCCGGACGCGGAAGAGCTGGAGCTTGCTACCGAAGATGAAGAGCTGGAACTGACATCCTTTGTCGCAGACGCAACAATTCCAGACGATGAAACTCTCGAATTGATCGAAGAAGTTGAGCTGGCAAGCAACATCCAGGATGAATCAATCGAGTTGGCAGATATCGAGCTGCTTGAAGAACCCGCTACTGAATACTCACTCACCAACGTTGCGCAAGAGCCCTTAACACTCGGTGATCCCATCGATCTCGGCGACACACTGGAGTTAATCGAAGAACCAGCGTTAATGGACGACGTGGTCGAGCTGCATGAAGTCATCGAGCTGGAAACTCCGTCAACGTTTAGCTTTGAAACATCGTCAGATGCGCAAACTCTGGATCCGGGCGAGGCATTTGAACCGGTCGAGGCCATTCCAGTTGAAGCGCTGGCATTGAATGAGCCTGTACAACTGAGCGAAGTAGCAGTTTCGGACTCTTTCGTAAACCTTGCCATTGAAGCGCCGTCTGATTTTGAAACTCTGGATCTCGGAGAGGCCATTGATCTGGCGGAGTCTCTCGCGCCTGACGAAGCGTTAGATTTAGAAGAACCGGTACAGTTGGGCGACGTTGTCGAATTGATCGACGAAGATGCCTATGAACTCAATGATCAAATCCCGGAATTAACGATCGAAGCCGAAGCCGAAGCCGAAGCCGAAGCCGAAGCCGAAGCCGAAGCCGAAGCCGAAGCCGAAGCCGAAGCCGAAGCCGAAGCCGAAGCCGAAGCCGAAGCCGAAGCCGAAGCCGAAGCCGAAGCCGAAGCCGAAGCCGAAGCCGAACAAGATGATGTTGTGCTGCTCGACGACGAGCAAGAAGAAGTCGATGAGGACTTCGATCCGGAAATTGTTGAGATTTTCCTCGAGGAAGCCGGCGAGTTACTGGAAGAAATCGACGGTGCACTCAACGAGTGGCAGGACGACTGGAACAATACCGATTGCGTGGAACAACTCAAGCGCTCACTGCACACCTTCAAGGGCGGCGCGCGTCTGGCCGGCTTGATGGATTTGGGCGACCTGTCACACGACTTTGAAACCATCCTGATCGACATGGATGCGGACGCCGAGTTGGATCAATCCTTCTTTAGCCGCCTGCACAGCTACCAGGATCGTCTGCATTCCGGCGTTGAACGCTCACGTGCCCGTCTGAGCGGCAACTTTATCCCTGACGTAGCACCGATCAAAACATCGGTTGTATCAGAACCTCCAGTGTTGGATAACTACGTCAGCGTAGATGAAGTCGTTGCCGATATTGAATATGTCGCCACCGAGGTTACCAACAATAGCCTCATCGATGAAGAACCGAATGACCTTGCGGCACCGGCGCCAAGCTTTAATAAACCACGCGTAGTGGTGGATAACACCCGCGAAGCGGCGGTGCCTTTCTCGACCGATGGCGCACCGGTAGAAAAACCCAATGTGCTGACCTTTGCGCCCAAGGCCAAACCAGCGCCAACCAATACACCTGCCATTCCGGGCAGTGAGTTTGGCAGTGTGCGTGGAGGCCAGGGTGGCCCCGTACCTCAGGTACAACACTTGGCGGCGCGTCGCACCGGCCCACAAGAAGTGGTGAAGGTGTCCGCCGAATTGCTCGAAGAGCTGGTAAACCTCGCCGGAGAAACCTCCATTAGCCGCGGCCGTATGGAGCAACAAGTCAGCGATCTGGGCGGTGCCATCGAAGAAATGGATTCCACCATCCAGCGCTTGCAGGAACAGCTGCGCCGTCTGGATATTGAAACCGAAGCACAGGTTCTGTTCCGTCAGGAGCAAATGGCGCAACACGAAGAATTCGACCCGCTGGAGATGGACCGCTACTCGCAATTGCAGCAGCTGTCACGCTCGCTCATCGAATCTGCGTCCGACTTGATGGACTTGAAATACACCCTCGCGGACAAGACCCGCGACACCGAAACCCTGCTTCTACAACAGTCGCGCATCAACACCGATTTGCAGGAAGGCCTGATGCGTTCGCGCATGGTGCCCTTCTCCCGACTGGTGCCGCGCTTGCGCCGTATCGTGCGCCAGGCCGCGACCGAACTGGGCAAAGAGGTAGATTTCGAACTGGATAACGTGGAAGGTGAACTGGACCGTACCGTTTTGGAACGCATGGTCGCGCCGCTCGAGCACATGTTGCGGAATGCGGTGGACCACGGCATCGAAATGCCGGACGAGCGTATTGCTGCTGGTAAAAACCCCAATGGCCGTATCCTGTTAACTCTGGGTCGCGAAGGCGGCGATGTGATCCTCCGTCTGGTTGACGATGGCCGTGGTATCAACCTGAAACGCGTGCGCGAAAAAGCCATTGAACGCGGTTTGATGGCCGCCGATGCGCAGTTGGCTGATCAGGATGTGATCCAGTTTATTTTGCACGCTGGCTTCAGCACGGCCGAGAAAGTCACCCAGATTTCTGGCCGCGGTGTGGGCATGGACGTGGTGCACTCCGAGATCAAACAACTCGGTGGCGCCATGTTTATCGACTCCAACTGGGGCACCGGTACCGAATTCACCATCCGCCTGCCGTTTACCGTATCGGTGAACCGCGCGTTGATGGTACAGATCGGCGACGATCTCTATGCGATTCCGCTCAATACCATTGAAGGTATTGTGCGCGTCAGCCCCTTCGAGCTGGAACACTATTATCAAGATGAAAGCGCTCGCTTCGACTACGCCGGCGAGCAATATCTGGTGCGCTACCTGGGTAACCTCCTGGATTCTGCCGCCCAACCCAAACTGGACGGCCAATTGCTACCATTGCCAGTTGTGCTGGTGCGCAGTACCGAGCACACAGTGGCATTACAGGTAGATCGCCTGCTGGGCTCACGTGAAATTGTAGTGAAGACGCTCGGCGCTCAGTTCAGTGCTGTGCGCGGAGTTTCCGGCGCCACCGTAATGGGTGACGGTAACGTGGTGGTGATTCTGGATCTGCATGCCATGATCCGCGAACAGCTAGCCCTGGGCCAGCACGCTATCCAATTGGAGCCACTCAAGGCATTGCCGGTTGCCGAGGAAGACCAGAGCGAAAAAACCATTATGGTGGTGGACGACTCGGTAACCGTACGCAAGGTAACCGGCCGCTTCCTGGAGCGCGAAGGTTTCCGTGTGATCACCGCCAAAGACGGGGTAGAGGCACTGCAATTACTGCAAGACCATATCCCGGATGTGATGCTGCTGGATATTGAAATGCCGCGCATGGATGGCTTCGAAGTTGCCAAAAACGTACGCACCAGTTCGCGCCTGAAAGATTTGCCGATCATTATGATCACCTCGCGTACCGGTGAAAAACACCGCGAGCGCGCCTTCAGTCTGGGCGTGAACAAGTACATGGGTAAACCCTATCAGGAGGACCTGCTGCTCACCAATATCCACGAGCTGCTGAAAAAATAAGGCGCAATCATGCTTCGCCTGGGAATACTGGTCGATAGCGCAGCCAAGCAGCAGATATTGGCGCAGTTGATTGCCAAATCCGGCCATAAGCTGGCGCATCAACTGCTCTTGGGGCAGGCCAAGCAGTTGGTCGATGACACCGACCTGGATGCCTGGCTGGTGGATGTGGCGGAAGACTATGCCGATGAACAGCTGCTGCTGGAAACCCTGTTCAGCCGCAGTCGCATCCCGGTGATTTTGAGCGATAGCAGTGAATTTACTGCCGGATCAGAAGCCCACAGCGCCTGGCTCAGACGCACCAGCCTGCGCCTACAGCGTCTGCGCAGTGACATTAACCTGCAGCAGGCCGAACCGGCGCAGGAGCTGTGGGTTTTGGCAGCCTCCACCGGCGGACCCGCAGCAGTAAAACGATTTTTAGCGGCGTTGCCCGGCGATCTGGGCATCGCCTTTTTGTACGTACAACATATTGACGCCAACCAGTCAGTTACCCTGAACCGCATGATGACCAACGCCGGCAATTACCCGGCGCTGGTTGCCAGCCAGGGACTGGTGCTGGAGGCCAATAGCCTGACGCTGATTACGGCCAAAGACCCGGTCGAGCTGCTCGGCAACGGTACCTTGATGGTCAACTACGGCCAAGCCTGGAAAGGCGATTACGCTCCGTCCATCGACCAGGTTGCCGCCAACGCCGCGCAGGTTTATCGCGAGCGCAGCGGTTTGATTATCTTTACCGGAATGGGCGATGATGGCGCCGCCAGTTGTCGCATAATGAAACAGGTTGGCGGGCAAGTCTGGGTACAACGACCGGACGATTGCACCAGCGATTCCATGCCTGTTTCAGCGATGGCCACCGGTTGTGTCGGGTTATCAGGTACGCCGGAATATCTGGCCAAAGCCTTGGCTAAGCTGGTCGCCAAACATCGCCTGACACGCGGTGTGAGAGCGCCCATCCGGGTCATTAAAAATGCAGCGCCCTAATCCGTCGCTACAATAATTGCAGTCACAGAACAGGAAACACCATGAGAGCGCCCCAACGCATAGAAAAGAAAATCGAAGAAGTGGCGAGCCTGCTAATCCCGCTGCAAGGGCGCATGCTGCTAGCACCCAACGTAACTGTGGCCGAAATCGTTCCTGTGTCCCAGGTAATTCCCGTGCAAGACGCCCCGGCCTGGTACCTGGGCAATTGCAGCTGGCGCGAGCAAACCATCCCATTGCTCTCCTTTGAAGTGATGAACGGCGAGGAAAAACCGGGTGTTGTATCCCGTTCCCGTTTTGCCGTGATCAACACCACGGGGCTGCATGACGCTCTGCCCTTTATCGCCATTCTCACCCAGGGCTTGCCGCGTTTGGCGCGCGTGACTGAAGAAGAAATCACCGAGCGTGAAGACGCCGATAAAAAGCCCTTCGAACTAATGCATGTCAGCTGGGCGGGTGAAGAAGCGGTGATCCCCGACGTCGAAGCTATGGAGCGAACCTTCCTCGACTACCTGCACCTGGAATAAACCATCGCTGCGCGAACTCCCCCCTCTGTTATGAACGAACTTATCATTGAGGACCTGCAACTTGGCGACGGAAAAACCGTCGTCAAAGGCGCCCTTATCACTACCCACTACACCGGCTGGCTCGAAGACGGCACCGAATTCGATTCCTCCCACCGCAAAGGCAAACCCTTCCAATGCGTCATCGGCACCGGCCGTGTAATTAAAGGATGGGACCAAGGCCTGATGGGCATGCAAGTCGGCGGCAAACGCAAACTCCAAGTCCCCGCCCATTTAGCCTATGGCGAACGCCAGATCGGCGCGTTGATTAAACCCAATTCGAATTTGGTGTTTGAGATTGAGTTGTTGGAAGTGCTTACAAGGGATGATTAAACCGTAGGTTGGTGCGGGCCGCGTAGGCTGAGCTTGCGAACCCCAACATTTCTGCCTCTCGCCACTTGCACAAATTTTGCCCAATGATATACATTATGAGATATGTATATCCAAGGTAATACCATCATGCAAATCGCCAAATGGGGCAATAGCCTCGCCATTCGCATCCCTGCGAATGTCGCCAAATCGCTCGAACTTAAAGCCGGTGATGAAGTTGAAATTGTGGCATCCCCCACCGGCTTTGAAGTCATCAAAGACGATCGCAAAAGCAAAGCACTGGAAACCCTCAACCGCTTCAAAGGTCGTTTGCCCAAAAATTTTACATTTAATCGGGATGAATTGAATGAGAGATAGGATTTTTCTCGACACCAATATTCTGGTGTACGTCCTCTTGGACGAAGGCCCCAAACAACAAACCGCACTCGAACTTCTCCAATCAGGTTGCGTTATCAGCACCCAAGTGCTGAATGAATTCAGTCAGGTCGCCCGCAAAAAAGCCAAGCTCGAATGGCAAGAAATATCCGACCTCAGCCACGCCATCCAAACACTTACCGAAGTCATTCCACTTACACAAGAAATCCACAACACAGCGCTGGAAATTGCAGCGCAATATGGTTATGGGTTTTATGATTCGTTGATTATTGCCGCTGCGCATGAAAGCCAATGTAATTTGCTGGCATCGGGGGATATGCAAAACTTGCAAACGATAAAACAACTGGCAATAACTAACCCTTTCCACACTTAAAGGATTTTAAAATTTACTATGGCTAAATTTACCAAAGACCAAATAAAACTATTAGCAAGACAAATGCTGACCAAGAGAGATTCAGGAAGGCCGTTTAACCTACTGACTGGCGCTGGCTGTTCCAAATCTTCTGACATACCTCTCGCCGCAGAATTGGTTAAAGAAATCCAAGAAAAATTTGGCGCTGAAATTGAAGATAAACTTGATCAACATCAAAGGAATGACTACGGCGCGTGTATGAGTTGCTTGGGCACCAATGAGCGCCGAGAACTGTTATCAAAATATCTTGATAATCCTAAAATTAATTGGGCACATATTGCCATCGCAAGTTTAATTCACGCAGGTTTTGTAAGCCGAGTGATTACCTTTAACTTTGATTCTATTCTGGCAAGAGCATGTAGCCTATTAGGACTGTACCCAGCAACTTATGATTTTGCCGCAGCAGCAACTGTAGACACAGACTATATTGCTCAACAAGCTATTATTCATTTACACGGTCAAGGTACAGGAAAAAGCCTTCTTAATTCGGATGAAGAAACTAAAGCACACGCCGAAAATATCCGTCCTTTAATACGTGCCACCTTTCAAGATAGCCCCTTGCTAGTGATTGGCTACAGCGGTTCGTCTGACGCTGTATTTCCAGTCATCGCAGAAGAATACAAACGAAAAGAAAGATTGTGGTGGGCAGGTTATGCAGATATTCCAGATACATCGATTGCTAATTTCATAAATTTAAATAGTAAAGTTTCATACTATCTGGGGGGATGTGATGCAGATGAATTCTTGATCGAATTAGCCAAAGAACTGAATTGCTTTCCACCAGCTCTATTTAGTGATCCCTATGGGCATTTGCTAAAAGACCTTGAACCTGTCACAGAGTTTCCATTTGAAAAACTAGGTTCTGTAGACCTATTAACACATCTAAAAAAAGAGCTTGCAAAATCTCAACAGAGATATAATGTAAATCGAAAAATTCCCGAACTGATGATGAAAGGTGATTGGGATGCAGTAATTTCTCTAAGTGATCGCAAAAATCCTGATCATCAAGACGCCCTTGCTTGGGCTCATACGATGTATGCTGGTCAACTTGTAAAATCTGGAAAAGCAAACAAAGATGAAAGTTTGTTAAAGAAAAGTTTTGAACAATTTTAGCACGCCACTACGATAAAGCCTGACTTACACGAAGCATTCAATAATTGGGGAAATGCTTTGCTAGCTCTTGCAAGAATAAAATTGGATGAAAATTTCTTCTTGCAAAGCTTTGATAAATACCAAAAGTCCATATCCATTAAACCAGATAAACATTCAGCCTTTAATAATTGGGGCAGTGCACTACTAGGCATCTTTCAACTAACAAAAAACCATGAATACTTAGATCAAGCAAAGACTGTTCTTGGCACAGCAGAAAAATTAGATCCCGATAAAGTTTATAATCAAGCATGCTTATACTCAATTCTTGATGAAAATGATAACTGCAGAGAAAAATTATTGCATTGCAAACAATCTAATACTCTTCCTGACAAAAATTTTCTTATGCAGGATAGAGATCTAGACAACATTCGCAATGAACCATGGTTTAAAGAATTGCTCAATAGTATTGAATGACAGCGCTTCAAACAAATGAACTTAAAAATACTCCACACAAATACTGCGCCAGACTAATCGCCACAACCGGTGCAGTTTCTGTTCTTAATACTCTTGGCTCAAGCGTTAACGCATTGAAATTTATTGCTTGGGCTTGGGCAATTTC is a window encoding:
- a CDS encoding AbrB/MazE/SpoVT family DNA-binding domain-containing protein, coding for MQIAKWGNSLAIRIPANVAKSLELKAGDEVEIVASPTGFEVIKDDRKSKALETLNRFKGRLPKNFTFNRDELNER
- a CDS encoding PIN domain-containing protein, whose amino-acid sequence is MRDRIFLDTNILVYVLLDEGPKQQTALELLQSGCVISTQVLNEFSQVARKKAKLEWQEISDLSHAIQTLTEVIPLTQEIHNTALEIAAQYGYGFYDSLIIAAAHESQCNLLASGDMQNLQTIKQLAITNPFHT
- a CDS encoding Hpt domain-containing protein, with amino-acid sequence MADNRNFAALDWLIHEISETLKEARQSLESYVENPKDAARIRFCLTHIHQVHGSLQMVEFYGAAMLASEMEQLTQAMIAGNVANASEAQEVLMRAILQFPLYLDQVKATRKDNPLIVLPLLNDLRAVRGESLLTDTKLFVPNLTPAKKVNGTRLPVTQDNVQFQAMVLKLRQMYQYAASGFIRGVNPEENLAYLHKAFSRLQKLTHGTARFALWDICLALVEAVEIDAIEMSVAVKNLLRQLDKEIKVLAVHGVKALNSFTNDELIKNLLYYVARAGKHAPGFPPNSQLQRIYETYSLEEALLEGKETGDDTQDMLSVPDADAMRSVVGALKEELNLIKNSLDVCLAGGDTHASLSDALPIVKRVADTMAVLGLGDLRKRILEQGAALELVVESHSTLNDEQLLSVASQIISVENSLDSLIEPGGQDAHNVDEADITLTRAKESVLREARNGLEHAKDAIIEYIASQWNRQHLQSVPATLREIRGGLEIMPLPRPARILGACARFIEEQLLEQEANPQWATLDTLADAITSVEYYLERLSSGGRKEENDLLLSVAEESVASLGYAVAKISKPDTPETSSELAEEAVLTAAYGASAYVETAPAAEPGVDESSQLEAIYAQAAPADALALQPDYTDEESLIVEAEADAPSDESAEETPALTSETLPVAVLEEVADDADETMLVAEAEEEPELEVAAAIESNLVATNNAPVIQRENNEDIDDEIIEIFIEEAGEVTETIGEYFPQWAQNFEDNNALIEFRRAFHTLKGSGRMVGANEIGELAWSIENMLNRVIDHSIVAQAVHVHIIEKVRLLLPDMIAAFRDNIVNPHAELAETYRQQAHSLSQGVIPDALLNELELAPAGQASAAQLIEQAEAPDEEPYIAEDAEALGLEDAIVEDQLEPELPVLELATSDEELHIEEVAAESAADERVIELIEEATGSDEATLTQAYSEHQLSNPTYSESVDEDIDIDDPDAQLWDIFGAEAVYHLHVVQQFIHRMEAEAPIYEPPSEDMQRALHTLKGSAHMAEVTPVAELATPLERFVKELRSYQVNINDDILQLLRDAVSYTQVALKQIETGETVEIPRLQQFIARVHELRDIHVAPLVSLQEMDELGKRPVDPELLAIFMAEEMNLLLDADKIISQWQDNPADTAHLVPVMDELDKLTQAAAHAYLPAMAELGSKIHNVYEAVIAGQLRCSPRICDTLNQAHTALLDMVDAIAAGQNLNGIPEAVNDALDDLLSNEVVTITSLASDQVPVLDEDIPLVDQLADEIQPEIAANSDFDVDALPILALDDAYAPDAEELELATEDEELELTSFVADATIPDDETLELIEEVELASNIQDESIELADIELLEEPATEYSLTNVAQEPLTLGDPIDLGDTLELIEEPALMDDVVELHEVIELETPSTFSFETSSDAQTLDPGEAFEPVEAIPVEALALNEPVQLSEVAVSDSFVNLAIEAPSDFETLDLGEAIDLAESLAPDEALDLEEPVQLGDVVELIDEDAYELNDQIPELTIEAEAEAEAEAEAEAEAEAEAEAEAEAEAEAEAEAEAEAEAEAEAEAEAEQDDVVLLDDEQEEVDEDFDPEIVEIFLEEAGELLEEIDGALNEWQDDWNNTDCVEQLKRSLHTFKGGARLAGLMDLGDLSHDFETILIDMDADAELDQSFFSRLHSYQDRLHSGVERSRARLSGNFIPDVAPIKTSVVSEPPVLDNYVSVDEVVADIEYVATEVTNNSLIDEEPNDLAAPAPSFNKPRVVVDNTREAAVPFSTDGAPVEKPNVLTFAPKAKPAPTNTPAIPGSEFGSVRGGQGGPVPQVQHLAARRTGPQEVVKVSAELLEELVNLAGETSISRGRMEQQVSDLGGAIEEMDSTIQRLQEQLRRLDIETEAQVLFRQEQMAQHEEFDPLEMDRYSQLQQLSRSLIESASDLMDLKYTLADKTRDTETLLLQQSRINTDLQEGLMRSRMVPFSRLVPRLRRIVRQAATELGKEVDFELDNVEGELDRTVLERMVAPLEHMLRNAVDHGIEMPDERIAAGKNPNGRILLTLGREGGDVILRLVDDGRGINLKRVREKAIERGLMAADAQLADQDVIQFILHAGFSTAEKVTQISGRGVGMDVVHSEIKQLGGAMFIDSNWGTGTEFTIRLPFTVSVNRALMVQIGDDLYAIPLNTIEGIVRVSPFELEHYYQDESARFDYAGEQYLVRYLGNLLDSAAQPKLDGQLLPLPVVLVRSTEHTVALQVDRLLGSREIVVKTLGAQFSAVRGVSGATVMGDGNVVVILDLHAMIREQLALGQHAIQLEPLKALPVAEEDQSEKTIMVVDDSVTVRKVTGRFLEREGFRVITAKDGVEALQLLQDHIPDVMLLDIEMPRMDGFEVAKNVRTSSRLKDLPIIMITSRTGEKHRERAFSLGVNKYMGKPYQEDLLLTNIHELLKK
- a CDS encoding RsmE family RNA methyltransferase — translated: MNSSLRFVLHHRNSKFLPTEQTPQSVSLLIGPGGGLSENEIAQAQAINFNALTLEPRVLRTETAPVVAISLAQYLCGVFLSSFV
- a CDS encoding chemotaxis protein CheW, which codes for MRAPQRIEKKIEEVASLLIPLQGRMLLAPNVTVAEIVPVSQVIPVQDAPAWYLGNCSWREQTIPLLSFEVMNGEEKPGVVSRSRFAVINTTGLHDALPFIAILTQGLPRLARVTEEEITEREDADKKPFELMHVSWAGEEAVIPDVEAMERTFLDYLHLE
- a CDS encoding FKBP-type peptidyl-prolyl cis-trans isomerase, with product MNELIIEDLQLGDGKTVVKGALITTHYTGWLEDGTEFDSSHRKGKPFQCVIGTGRVIKGWDQGLMGMQVGGKRKLQVPAHLAYGERQIGALIKPNSNLVFEIELLEVLTRDD
- a CDS encoding chemotaxis protein CheB, which gives rise to MLRLGILVDSAAKQQILAQLIAKSGHKLAHQLLLGQAKQLVDDTDLDAWLVDVAEDYADEQLLLETLFSRSRIPVILSDSSEFTAGSEAHSAWLRRTSLRLQRLRSDINLQQAEPAQELWVLAASTGGPAAVKRFLAALPGDLGIAFLYVQHIDANQSVTLNRMMTNAGNYPALVASQGLVLEANSLTLITAKDPVELLGNGTLMVNYGQAWKGDYAPSIDQVAANAAQVYRERSGLIIFTGMGDDGAASCRIMKQVGGQVWVQRPDDCTSDSMPVSAMATGCVGLSGTPEYLAKALAKLVAKHRLTRGVRAPIRVIKNAAP
- a CDS encoding SIR2 family protein yields the protein MAKFTKDQIKLLARQMLTKRDSGRPFNLLTGAGCSKSSDIPLAAELVKEIQEKFGAEIEDKLDQHQRNDYGACMSCLGTNERRELLSKYLDNPKINWAHIAIASLIHAGFVSRVITFNFDSILARACSLLGLYPATYDFAAAATVDTDYIAQQAIIHLHGQGTGKSLLNSDEETKAHAENIRPLIRATFQDSPLLVIGYSGSSDAVFPVIAEEYKRKERLWWAGYADIPDTSIANFINLNSKVSYYLGGCDADEFLIELAKELNCFPPALFSDPYGHLLKDLEPVTEFPFEKLGSVDLLTHLKKELAKSQQRYNVNRKIPELMMKGDWDAVISLSDRKNPDHQDALAWAHTMYAGQLVKSGKANKDESLLKKSFEQF